DNA sequence from the Schlegelella aquatica genome:
TCATGAAAGAGCCCGCCCGCGAGGCGAGAAAGACGGCCGCCCCCGCGATCCCGTCGGGCTCGCCCATGCGGCGCCGGGGCACGGCGGTGTCGGCCTGCCCCTTGCGCGACGAGACGACGCCCTTCGCCCCGCGCTCGGCCATGCGCCGGGCGATGGCGCGACCGATGCCGCATGACGAACCGGTGATGACGGCCGCCTGGCCGGCCAGCGAGAACAGGGGGGACATGGTGGGTCTCCTCGTCGCAACGGCCCAGTATGGCGCCGACGGGCCGGCCATGGCAGTCCGGTGCGCGACACACCCGACGCCGGCATGGCGCCGGACGTCGCGCCGGCTGTGGCCGCCCAGGCCCGGCTTCACGAGGCCATCGCCGCCTCCCAGGCGCGCTCGCCTGCCTCGCGGCCTTGCCGCAGCAAGGTGTCGATGCGACCGGGCGAGTAGTCGAAATGACCGCTTACCAGATCCTGCGGCAGCGGCTCCCGCGTGATGCTCAAATGGCGTGAGGCGCCGAGGGCACGGGCATCGGTGCGGCTCAGTTTGCGCATCAGCAGCAGCTCGATCGCCCGGTGGGCGATTTCGACGCTCGTGCGAGGCAAGGCCGCCGCTTTCGGGCTGATGGGCTCGACCGTCACCAGCAGCACGTCCTCGCCGCGCCTCGCGCGGCCCGCCTCGCGGGCGCGATCCATCACGGGCGGCACGAGCGAGGTGCTGCACATCTCGCCGTCCCAATAGAGGCGCCCGTCGACCTCCACCGGATCGAACAGCAGCGGCAGCGCCGCGCACGCAGCGAGATGGCGGGGCGTGACGGGCGCGCGGTCGCTGTCGAACACCCGCAGCTCGCCGTCGAGCACGTCCACCGCGCCCACGGCGAGCCAGGGCCGGGCGGGCGCATCGCGCGTGTCGTACTCGCCGATCAGCTCGGTGAGGGTCCGGTACATCGCCGCGCGGTCGAAGAGCGGCCAATCGATGCGTTGCATGCCGGCCCAGGGGTTCAGCCGCTCGGGGGCTGCCCGGTAGAGGCTGCGCGTGCCGGCGAGCAAGCCGGTGAGCAGCCCGTTCCAGGCGTCGGGGTCGGCGTGCGCGATCCCGGGCGTGAAGGGCGCCGCGGCCGGCACGAAGGGCAGCGAGGGCGTGGCCAGGCGCTCGCGCCACAACCGCTCCAGCGCGGCCGCGCCCCAATCCGCTTCGCCGCGCGCCGTGGCCCGCGCGATCACGCCGGCGAGGATGCCCCCAATCGAGGCGCCCGCCACACCGGCCAGGCGGGCGCCCGCCTCTCGCAGGCGGGGCGCGAGCGCCCCCCACACCCCGGCGGAAAAGGCGCCCAAGGCCCCGCCGCCCTGGAAGATGATGATGGTCTCCATGTGGGGGGAAGCCAGCAACCCGCACGCCCGGCCCGCGCTCCCGTGAGTGGCGGTCGATCGATCGCCCCGTGCGGGTGCCTGCGGCACCCTGCGCTGCGTGGCGGCGCACCCGCGCCTGCGCGCCCTGTGCACATGAAGCTCGGGCGGATACAGGCGGTATCACACTGGTGCCCCCGGGCCGGAGGCCTCTTCTACGATGGGGCTACAACAACCAACCCCTCAGGGAGCCACGATGCCGACATGCACTGATGCACGGCTCGTCCGGCGGCGTGCCACACGCCGCACCCTTTGCGTCGCCACCGCTGCGCCCGCACCGCCTGACGGGCGAATGCGCCGCGACCGCTCCGTGGACGGGGGCGCGGTCTCGTAAGAGGCCGCGCCCGCCGTTGCGGCTCCCACCCCGGTTCTGCCCCGTTGCGTCGTCCTGACGGCGCGCGTCTGTTCGCGCGCCGGCGGGCCGGCTCGTCCGTGCGGGTGCCACGAGCGCCCGTCTTCGTCCCACCCCTGATCGAGAGGAGACAGCTCGCATGAAAGTCCCACCGCACCATCGCCTGGCCCCGAGGGCCGGCACCTGGCCGCTCGCGTTGGCGGCGATCACCTTGGCGCTGGCCGGCTGCGGCGGCGGCTCCGGTGACGACACCGCCACCCGCCTGGAGGCCGACTCGCTCGATGCCGCGATCGCGGCAGCCGCTCCCGGCACCCGGGAGTGGCTGTGCGCGCAGCGCGTCAACGACACGCCGAACAAGTTGAACATGTGCATCACCGCGCAAGGCGTGCGTCGGCACCTCGACGCCCTCCAGCGCATCGCCAACGAGAACGGGGGCCAGCGCGCCTCGGGCACCAGCGGCTACGATCGCAGTGTGCAGTACGCGGAGCGCGTGTTCCGCGACGCGGGCTATGTCGTCTCGCGCCAGGCGTTCGACTTCCGCGTGTTCCGTGAGCTCTCGCCGAGCGTGCTCGCGCAGACCGCGCCCGCACCCGGCGGCGCGATCGCGCATCGCATCATGGCGTACTCGGGCGCGGGGGATGTGACTGCGGCGGTGCAGCAGCCCAGCGGCGCGCCCACCGGGTGCGACCCGGCCGACTTCGCCGGCTTCGGCGCCGGCCGCATCGCGCTGATCCGCCGGGGCTCGTGCACCTTCGCGCAGAAGGCCACCAACGCCCATGCGGCGGGCGCGCAAGGGGTCGTCATCTACAACAACGTGGAGGCCGAGCTCAACGGCACGCTCGGCGAGGACTTCGCGCTGAACATTCCGGTCGTCGCCGTCACGTTGTCCGTGGGCGAGCGCCTGGCCGCCACGCCCGGGCTCGAACTGCGCATCAAGACCGACACGCGCGTGGACACGGTGAACACCTACAACGTGATCGCCGAGTCGCGCCACGGCGACCCGAACAACGTCGTGATGATCGGCGCCCACCTCGATTCGGTGGACGAGGGGCCGGGCATCAACGACAACGGCACCGGCACGGCCGCCGTGCTGGAGACGGCCGTGCAGCTCGGCAAGGTGCGTCCGCGCAACAAGCTGCGCTTCGCGCTGTGGGGCGCCGAGGAGTCGGGGCTCGTCGGCTCGACCCACTACGTCCAGACGCTCAGCGAGGAGGAACGCAGCCGCATCGCGCTGTACCTGAACTTCGACATGGTGGGCTCGCCCAACTTCGTGTACTTCGTCTATGACGGAGACGACTCGGACGGCGTGGGTGCCGGCCCCGGCCCGGCCGGTTCCGCGCAGATCGAGAAGGTGTTCGAGTCCTTCTTCGCCGGTCGCGGCCTGGCCACCAAGGGCACCGACTTCGACGGGCGTTCGGACTACGGCCCCTTCATCGAGGCAGGCATCCCGGCCGGGGGCCTCTTCACCGGCGCGGAGGGCATCAAGAGCGCCGAGGAGGCTGCCAAGTGGGGCGGCATCGCCGGCGAGCCCTACGACCCGTGCTACCACCGGGCCTGCGACACGCTCAGCAACGTGAACCCGGTGGCGCTGCAGGTCAACGCGCAGGCCATCGGCTATGCGACGCTGCACTACGCGATGAATACCGCCGCCATCGCCGGCATGCGCGCGCAAGGGCAGTTCGAGGGCAAGGCCTCGGTCATGAAGTCGGTGGTGCGCCTGCCCTACAAGGGCAACCTGCTGCAGCGCTGACCTCGCCCGCGCCGGGGGCGCCCGGCGCGCGGTGTGCGGCCCACGGGGCGACGGCGCGTGCCGTCGCCCCTTTTCGTGCCCGAAGCGAGCCCCCGCCCGTCGCCCCGAGAAGCGACCGCCCCCCCGCGCCGCCGCTCGATCGGCAAGATCGTCTGCATTCGGTGCCGCGGGCGCGCGGCCGTGTCGGGGCCAAGGGACGGCGCGGCGTGCGCGGCCGCGACGACCGACCGGCCAGCCGCCACGCCACCCTCACACGACCCCCACGTGAGCCCACGTGAGCCCCGCATGATCTCCCCGCGACCCGCACGGGGGATCGCCCCGCCCGGTGTGGGTACGCCTCTTGCTGAAGCATCGCGGGCGGCGGTGAGCCGCCGTCGATCTTTGGAGTCCGCCATGCCGTCGCCTTCTGCACCTTCCACGCCCCGTCCCGGCGCGGCGGCGTCGCCGTCGCCCGGCCCCGCCGAATCCCACACTCCGCGCCCGGTCGATCTGGGCAGCGAATCAGCCGCCGGAGAGGAGGACCCGGGCGCCAGCATGGACGTCACGATGGGAGGCGACGCGCCCGCGACGGATGAGCCCGTCGAGCCGCTGGACCCGGGCCGCGTGAGTCTGGTGGACCCGGAGGATGTCGCGTACTGGTGTCGCGAGTTCGACTGCACCGAGGCCGAGCTGCGCGAGGCGGTCGCCCGCGTGGGCGACCATGCCGCGGCGGTCCGCCAGGCGCTGGAACACTGACTCTGCGGCTGCCGATGACGATTTCCGAGCAGGACATCTACTGGTTTCGCGAAGGCAGCCATGCCCGACTCTACGAAAAGCTGGGGGCGCACTGGGCCCCCGGGGGGACGCGCTTCGTCGTCTGGGCCCCGAACGCGCAGTCGGTCTCGGTGATCGGCGACTGGAACGGCTGGTCTGCCGAGGCTCACCCGATGCAGCCGCGCTGGGACGGCAGTGGCATCTGGGAAACGGTGATCCCCGGCGTGCACCCGGGGCAGCGCTACAAGTACCGCATCGTGTCCCGGCACCACGGCTATACGGTGGGCAAGGCCGACCCCTTCGCCTTCCATGCCGAGGTGCCGCCCGCCACGGCCTCGTGCGTGTGGACGCTGGACTACGACTGGCACGACGACGTGTGGCTGTCCGAGCGCGCACGCCGCAACGCGCTGGATGCGCCCATCTCCATCTACGAACTGCACGCCGGCTCGTGGCGGCGGGCGAACGGGCAGTTCCTGAACTACCGGGAGCTCGCGCATCAGGTCGCGCCCTATGCCAAGGCCATGGGCTTCACCCACGTCGAGCTGCTGCCGGTCACCGAGCATCCCTTCTACGGCTCCTGGGGCTACCAGACCACGGGGTACTTCGCACCGACCTCCCGCTACGGCACGCCGCAGGACCTGATGTACTTCGTCGACCACCTGCACCGTGAAGGGCTGGGAGTGATCCTGGACTGGGTGCCGTCGCACTTTCCCACCGACGAGCACGGGCTGCAGTACTTCGACGGCACGCACCTCTACGAGCACGCCGACCCCCGGCAGGGCTTCCACCCCGACTGGAACTCCAGCATCTTCAACTACGGCCGCAACGAGGTGCGCAGCTTCCTGATCTCGTCGGCCTTGTTCTGGCTGGACAAGTACCACGTGGACGGCCTGCGCGTCGACGCGGTGGCCTCGATGCTGTACCTGGACTACGGCCGCAGGCAGGGCGAGTGGATCCCCAATGTCCACGGCGGCAAGGAGAACCTCGAGGCCATCGAGTTCCTGCGCAAGCTCAACGAGGCCGTGTACCGCGACTTCCCCGACACGATGACGATCGCCGAGGAGTC
Encoded proteins:
- a CDS encoding DUF3606 domain-containing protein, with amino-acid sequence MDVTMGGDAPATDEPVEPLDPGRVSLVDPEDVAYWCREFDCTEAELREAVARVGDHAAAVRQALEH
- a CDS encoding M28 family metallopeptidase; protein product: MKVPPHHRLAPRAGTWPLALAAITLALAGCGGGSGDDTATRLEADSLDAAIAAAAPGTREWLCAQRVNDTPNKLNMCITAQGVRRHLDALQRIANENGGQRASGTSGYDRSVQYAERVFRDAGYVVSRQAFDFRVFRELSPSVLAQTAPAPGGAIAHRIMAYSGAGDVTAAVQQPSGAPTGCDPADFAGFGAGRIALIRRGSCTFAQKATNAHAAGAQGVVIYNNVEAELNGTLGEDFALNIPVVAVTLSVGERLAATPGLELRIKTDTRVDTVNTYNVIAESRHGDPNNVVMIGAHLDSVDEGPGINDNGTGTAAVLETAVQLGKVRPRNKLRFALWGAEESGLVGSTHYVQTLSEEERSRIALYLNFDMVGSPNFVYFVYDGDDSDGVGAGPGPAGSAQIEKVFESFFAGRGLATKGTDFDGRSDYGPFIEAGIPAGGLFTGAEGIKSAEEAAKWGGIAGEPYDPCYHRACDTLSNVNPVALQVNAQAIGYATLHYAMNTAAIAGMRAQGQFEGKASVMKSVVRLPYKGNLLQR
- a CDS encoding SDR family NAD(P)-dependent oxidoreductase, whose protein sequence is MSPLFSLAGQAAVITGSSCGIGRAIARRMAERGAKGVVSSRKGQADTAVPRRRMGEPDGIAGAAVFLASRAGSFMTGQAIVVDGRATC
- the glgB gene encoding 1,4-alpha-glucan branching protein GlgB — translated: MTISEQDIYWFREGSHARLYEKLGAHWAPGGTRFVVWAPNAQSVSVIGDWNGWSAEAHPMQPRWDGSGIWETVIPGVHPGQRYKYRIVSRHHGYTVGKADPFAFHAEVPPATASCVWTLDYDWHDDVWLSERARRNALDAPISIYELHAGSWRRANGQFLNYRELAHQVAPYAKAMGFTHVELLPVTEHPFYGSWGYQTTGYFAPTSRYGTPQDLMYFVDHLHREGLGVILDWVPSHFPTDEHGLQYFDGTHLYEHADPRQGFHPDWNSSIFNYGRNEVRSFLISSALFWLDKYHVDGLRVDAVASMLYLDYGRRQGEWIPNVHGGKENLEAIEFLRKLNEAVYRDFPDTMTIAEESTAWPMVSRPTYLGGLGFGMKWNMGWMHDTLAYLREDPVHRKYHHGRLTFSLVYAFNENFVLPLSHDEVVHGKGSLLNKMPGDRWRQFANLRALYGYMWTHPGKKLLFMGGEFAQEREWAHEGELDWHLTEWPEHRGVQRLVQQLNRLYAEEPALHRTDFSHEGFQWVETHDAERSVIAYLRRGREPQDAPLLVVCNFTPEPRTNYVLGVPVMGRWRELLNTDAREYGGSGWGNLGGVEAVPLPSHGQPHSLSLVLPPLATLILKPERHA
- a CDS encoding patatin-like phospholipase family protein, which encodes METIIIFQGGGALGAFSAGVWGALAPRLREAGARLAGVAGASIGGILAGVIARATARGEADWGAAALERLWRERLATPSLPFVPAAAPFTPGIAHADPDAWNGLLTGLLAGTRSLYRAAPERLNPWAGMQRIDWPLFDRAAMYRTLTELIGEYDTRDAPARPWLAVGAVDVLDGELRVFDSDRAPVTPRHLAACAALPLLFDPVEVDGRLYWDGEMCSTSLVPPVMDRAREAGRARRGEDVLLVTVEPISPKAAALPRTSVEIAHRAIELLLMRKLSRTDARALGASRHLSITREPLPQDLVSGHFDYSPGRIDTLLRQGREAGERAWEAAMAS